AAGTGTCACTCATCACCTGTCACATGCGAGGTCTGTAACGTTTAAAAACTTCAAAAGTAGCCGCGACACCTCCTTCATGAATATCCAGTGACCACGCGGAAACACGATATCATTTACATTGTCGTGTGGCGAGCCTAACGTTGGAGTGCTTCACAAAAACATTGATGATCTTCTCAAGTTCACTGCACTTAAGCAAATAATGTTCATCACCACAAGGCTGACCGTTTAGTGTACCCAGGGTTATTTATGTCCCGAGCGATCACCTAATTGTTAAGTTAGGTTTTTGCTAATAAAATAATGTTTACCTCTAGAGCTTTTCTCAGAGTACGCAGAAATTGAGAAATAATTTCCTTCATCATCCACTGCACTGATTTTGATAAAGTTTCTTTCGTtgactgacacgaaaattttctgttgtcgttttcttgcgccTATTGAAAGACGAATCCTTCAAGAgtctagaaaaggtagtgctaagtgcgaatgcaccctgaaaaagtaattaccgtatgtttttaaaagccagTTTCGGTTCCCACTGtatcctgacgtcacaacacggtatgagcttctcgtcacgtgctcgcgcaagatatcgtgacgtttccacggccgctccgaaCCGTGGCTCCGTTCCGTcagtgacgcacaagcagccatttgaatgttttggtgacgcacaagcggccatcttggaagttcggcgcctgacatcatcacaactagccagactgatGCGTGAACTCACCAGAATTAGCACTGTAACCTGACGTCAatctagtgtcgatgtcggtaggtgcgccatggaaaattGGATTTAATAtccaaataaaatatcttatcagcatttgctgagcttcacatttgctcagagccgtctatatacaggagatttgtatgggcAGAGTAAAGTCGCCTTCGAAAAATCAtgttagtacccctttaaagcttacgttgtcaatatttttaattaaaaaagaaaagtactACATTTCAGAAAAGTCAGCTATCAAGATCAGAACGTtttaacacagaaaaaaaaaaacatatcgatCTTGTGCGAACTGCCGCCAGTACTGCGTCTAAAGCGCACAAAATTTACATATTATACGCCGCTCTGAGACCGCTACCACTACTTCGTGAGAGTGGCTTTTGCGCAACACTAGCAAACGTTGTAACGACTTCATGAAGGTATCAATCGATATAAAGAAATCTGTCCATTTTAGGTGATCTAACCGTTGCAGGTCACAAAATGGCGATGGCTGTTTTGGTAAACATGTGGATTTCTATAGAGTTCGTGGGTCTAATTTTGGTGTCATTGGCGTTTTCTTCTAAAAAAATAAGTGCATTTGAAGAGAGACTGGTGCACATGTGTGGCTCGATCGTACGTGGTAGTtttaccttaaagggcccctaaaccacctctgataatttttttaacatatCAAGTAAACGCGCgtatcgagttcagaatgctcTCACGATCAACAATGACAAACGTGGCAGCGCTGTGAGCCGCGGGCACCCcgcaaattccaagaaacaatcccgtCTCCTCTCCGGACCTTTCGGCAATGTTCAGCCCCTCagtgttcgccgtgacgtcaacattttcgtctgctcatgtcatccacaaaaagaacctgtttgtctgtaCGCAGGTACGCgtgctcgccgctcttcctcctcgcacggtgaggaggagagCTCGGCCAgtaggagagacgagccgacgaacagagcatagcgaaggaaagagcgaaacaagcgagggcctcttttgtgtCGTGATCAAACGCGCGTAACTCCGcgattacggcaccgtttcgaaaaattctcacggctacgtgttcgttgtagactcgtgcacaacggcAATACCACAACTAACTTTCAACCTCTGGCTGgtttttaggggccctttaatcctATCAACAAACATCACTGCTGATAAAAAAGCGAAAGGACGGTTATTTACGTGCTGAACGACTCGGTGCTAAAATATAAATGTTCACGCCAAAGGAGAGTCCACACAACACGACTGTCCACAAAAGCATTGTTTGGGAACTGTAACCAGTTGGTCTGTTTGTATGTTCGTACTTAACTCGTTTCACTTCGACTTGGGTCACTGGGTAGTCCATGGTCCAATGAATGGAGCATTGAGCTGCTTCGATGAGGCAACTGGTTTCTAAACCAAACGTCGGGCCAGCATGAGTCCCTGCGTATGTGCCGCTAGGGGTGCACAGCTCTTCAATGAAAAAGCAAGTACTCTTAAAAATTATCCGGTGCAGGCTGAAATTTATCCCTAGTCACAATATTCACACTGTCTTGCCTTAGTGCATGTCCAGATACACGCGGAATTCGCAGTGACGCTGCTAAGTGGCGCAGGGTGCCGAGAGGAAAGTGCGATAGAAGAGCCTGGCTCCATGCTGTACGCGCCTCATACATGACAATGCGGTGCATCGCTAAATTCCTTAAATGCTAAACGATTTAGCACTCATTGTCATACTGGAgtggttttttaggggcgaagctcctcttagtctaaccttgtcacgtctccgttgtccggcgtaaccacctttgcaaactgcccactacttcgtctttgcaaacatcccactacgacccgtcaccgatccatcacttcaccgaccataaagccgttataatgaagggggaacagaagccacgtctagctaccattTACgatgaataaaatttcttgtataaatatatacagtgtttgtcacgtcattgatgatgtactgggctatcgttttgattactgctgggcgaaaccactgaagatttcacggtgtagccATGATTGCTtctggagcttcgcccaagctcttcatcattcacccgtggatatgctgtgaatttttttttttttgaatgtcCTGAAACTTGTCAAATTTGTCGGAAAAGTTGGAGGCCGCGCAGCTAATCACATTCGGCTGACGAGAATCATAAGACCGCCTCCCACCCTCTCcatataaaaaaaggaagaaaaacttCCAGGAACCCTTAGAAGGCAAGGTGTAGCGCTGTTAAGctcgaggacacgggttcgattcccagtcacgACGTCCGCATTGCAATGGGCGCAAAATACAAGAACACGCGTGTATGTACatagatttaagtgcatgttaaagaattcaAGTGGTCAAGATCAATCCAGAGTTCAAAAGTCTGATGATGATTAAGACGACGAAGACTATGATGATGAAGTGTCGCACTTAATTCCTTTTTAGCCTAGCTACACGAAGCGCACTTCGGTAGACCATGTTCCGTGTACATCGTACTGTTCGCGCTTGGCAAAGGACATAATTGTTGCTCGCACAAATACACGTAAGAAAAGATCAATGCCGATAGGGGCTACACGCCCTTCTTATTCCTTACTGCGTTTCGCCTTTCTCCTGGTAATCACGGTCTTTAGTAATCCCGAAGCTTTCCTATGGTTTGATTCGCCCTCTCAGATGTTTTCATATCTCTTTTTTCCTCAAATCGCGCATCAGCCAGCATATAGCGTATGAAAGTGTAATACGGCTCATTCGTGGGAGCGCATTGTTCGCAGGTGCTCAAGGCGTTCCTGCTTTTTCCGGCCATCGAGAGCCTGGACTCGTGTCCCCGCGTGAGCATCATCAACCCCCTGGTCACCTACCTGCGGCCTCTGACCGTGGCCTCGCTGTCCGCGCTGCGGTTCCTACCGCGCACTGTGCAGAACATGCTCATCCGCTTCTACATCTACCTCGCCACCTCGTGCACAACGCCGCACCGGACGTCGCTGAGCGGCGCGCAGAACTACTTCCGGCCGGAGTGCCTCATGGCCTGCTTCGTGTTCACGCGCGACATCATACAGAACGTGCGCGAACGGGACGACGCCACCATCGGGCGGCACGCGGACAAGCTGGTCGTGTACTACGGCCAGAACGACCACTGGAGCCCCGTCGAGTACTACGACAACCTGCGCAGGACGTTCCCCGAGGCGGACGTGCGCCTCTGCGACCGAGGCTTCCGGCACGCCTTCGTACTCGACTGCAGCGTCGACGTTGGCAACATGGTGCGCGGCTGGATCGAGCCGTTCCTGCCTAGCTAGCGGCGTGTGCGTGCACCTCTCGAACTGTTGCTTCGTTTTTTATGTCGCGCGCATTGAAAGGTGTGACATGCTGTCCCGTTTATTTGCACCTCTGGACACATAAGAGTGGCAAAGGTTACACGATAACTGAAGCGGTTGTTAATTAAAGCCCCCGAGAGAGGTAAGCTATAATTTGCGGAAAGCTGCGGTAGGAGCATGGATGAAGCCATGGTTGTCACCCTGTAACTGGCGGTACAGCGTCCCTATCGCCCCATGGCAAGCGAACATCGAGAACGGAACTGCAACGGATGCTTTGCAATGATGAGGAAATCAGACAGCGTGGAACTTGACGATGATTTTGTTAGGCCTGGTCGTAAACGTCTGGCTGCTTCTGTAAATAATGGATCCCAGAAGATAGTGTAATACGTTGGCGCTGTTGAAAACAAGTCCCAAGTCTTTGTCCAAGGACCCGCGATCACGTCAGATCTTTTTATACTTTAGCCGTGCCGACCGAGGTCAGATATTATCGGTCAGTGATATGGCGGGAACGCGTTTTCGATTGACCAATTATGGCGATATTCCAGACGACGTGCGTTGATCAAATAAGCAAGCCCGCCTTAACTTTGTTGCTCCAATAAGACGTCGCACTGGCGTGACTTCATTGAAGCGTGCAATTATCCCCGGAATAGATCGGTTGAGTTTGTGCATCGAGTTGGACAAACAGAACAGCTCAGCCAGCAGTTCGTACGTGGACGTTTTGCACCATCTACGTTGACGATAAACAAAGTCCTGAGTTTAGGCAATAATTGCAAACGTGTATTATTTCCTTTTTCATCCTTCCTGATGAGCGTTCTACACCACGGACGTGAATGTTGAGAGTTGGtactattttatttttttatgacaGCCACAAAATAACAACACTTCGACAATTTCACCTCGCGGTTGCTTATCAACTATCATCGCTGCCCTTGCTTTATCTCTTACTTTTTACCTTAAACACGCCAATCATAAAGGAAACTAGGCTGATCCAACACTCCGTGCAATCACCTTGAGCATAACTTACGCGTCCACTTGTCACACCTGGTACCAACTATTTGCTGCATGTTACTAATACCATTA
This DNA window, taken from Rhipicephalus sanguineus isolate Rsan-2018 unplaced genomic scaffold, BIME_Rsan_1.4 Seq6606, whole genome shotgun sequence, encodes the following:
- the LOC119378045 gene encoding LOW QUALITY PROTEIN: lipid droplet-associated hydrolase-like (The sequence of the model RefSeq protein was modified relative to this genomic sequence to represent the inferred CDS: inserted 1 base in 1 codon) encodes the protein IAFLLCTATGSIEFYAEFIARDFRGPQGKVIVWGVSHAGHVXPPKPMQIPNVEDHPTLYSCEGQIGHKMSFIKQYIPSGTPLFLVGHSIGCHMVLEILKRAPDLNVLKAFLLFPAIESLDSCPRVSIINPLVTYLRPLTVASLSALRFLPRTVQNMLIRFYIYLATSCTTPHRTSLSGAQNYFRPECLMACFVFTRDIIQNVRERDDATIGRHADKLVVYYGQNDHWSPVEYYDNLRRTFPEADVRLCDRGFRHAFVLDCSVDVGNMVRGWIEPFLPS